The following proteins are co-located in the Palaemon carinicauda isolate YSFRI2023 chromosome 3, ASM3689809v2, whole genome shotgun sequence genome:
- the LOC137638829 gene encoding uncharacterized protein isoform X1, producing the protein MLMEKPLQQATDQLLESECNYYLNYDQNSYNDESIELNNQLVEFTIKTLRRRESDGRIIVPLLWNGKVSHLLSKNEHLSRLILRSNLKRLKRHPERLQLVDQTIKEQLKAGIIEPIYDLEVFKSENPQHSFLPHMPIFKLDRDSTKCRIVFLSNLRDSSNNISLSHNQCMYSGPTLNQKLSSSFLQLRFDQKLLIFDLKKAFNMLSLTETDQSKLLFFWYKNVNQGDFSLLAFKNVRLPFGLRCSPFLLMISLYYILVLQPSEDSRIADLKKFIYSMIYMDNGAITANTSEELEWSYKQLSNIFNPYKFDIQQVVTNDLNLQDEVDREAEAATPLRNKLFGLNWDRCSDEIFTKPICLDPNANTKRSLLQTIASQFDLFGFNMPLFNRCRLFMHQLQCQKNLHWDQPLTQELQREWINICRQTNRAPPLKIARCVGPRDGNYDIYIFSDASKDIFGCVLYLQHIESNRLSFIHAKNRLVNKQLKSKSMPSLELNAIHLSVECALEIYKDLSGSACLKPLKVNNIYVYTDSLCALHWLNSAALKLDKLNKHSPFVVNRLHNIQRMCETVPIKFSFISGKNNPADIITRCVSYNQLQNSCFFSGPNLSINEVPELSTTIPAFEMPTEVQATPSTAQVIEVANNLIDINNYSNFRKLVLIFRRIFLVVHKWKLKAKIACSPVANYFAQAINYLLNNEQRKHYPEVYSYLQHGLNSRKDIPPIITQLNYF; encoded by the coding sequence tctgatggacgtattatcgttcccttgctgtggaatgggaaagtttctcatttactttcaaagAATGAACATCTATCTAGGTTGATATTAAGGTCTAACCTCAAGAGACTTAAACGACATCCAGAACGTTTGCAGCTCGTTGACCAAACAATTAAGGAGCAATTGAAGGCAGGCATAATTGAACCCATTTATGATTTAGAAGTGTTTAAAAGTGAGAATCCTCAACATTCTTTTTTACCACACATGCCTATCTTTAAACTGGATAGGGATAGTACCAAATGTAGGATTGTATTTTTGTCTAACCTTAGGGATTCTTCTAATAATATATCTTTGTCACATAACCAGTGCATGTATTCAGGGCCTACGTTAAACCAAAAATTGTCCTCTTCCTTTTTACAGCTTAGATTTGACCAAAAGTTACTCATATTTGACCTTAAGAAAGCCTTTAATATGTTATCTTTAACAGAAACTGATCAGTCGAAGTTGTTATTTTTTTGGTACAAAAATGTGAATCAAGGCGATTTTTCCTTATtggcttttaagaatgtaagattaccttttggccttagatgtagtccctttttattaatgatttcattatattatatacttgtgttacaaccttcagaggattctcgaatagcagatttaaagaaatttatctattccatgatttatatggacaatggggctATTACTGCCAACACTTCAGAGGAGTTAGAGTGGTCGTATAAACAGCTTTCCAATATATTCAATCCCTATAAATTTGACATTCAGCAGGTTGTAACTAATGACTTGAATTTACAGGATGAAGTGGACCGCGAAGCCGAGGCAGCTACGCCTTTACGTAACAAGTTGTTTGGTTTAAACTGGGACCGATGttccgacgaaattttcactaaaccaatttgtcttgatcccaatgctaatactaaaaggtctcttttacagacaattgcttcacagtttgacctttttggttttaatatgccattgtttaaccgctgtagattgttcatgcatcaattacagtgtcaaaagaatttacattgggatcaaccattaacgcaagaattgcagagagaatggattaatatttgcaggcaaaccaacagagctcctcctttaaaaattgctaggtgtgttggtccacgagatggcaattatgatatttatattttttcagatgcaagtaaggacatatttggttgtgtactctatttacagcatattgaatccaatcgcttaagctttatacatgccaaaaaccgacttgtaaataagcaacttaagagtaaatccatgccctctctggaacttaacgcaatacatttaagtgttgagtgtgctcttgagatttacaaagatttgtctggatctgcttgcttaaaacccttaaaggttaataatatttacgtatatactgatTCTCTCTGTGCCTTACATTGGCTGAACTCTGCTGCCTTAAAAttggacaaattaaataaacattctccatttgtcgtaaatagacttcataatatacaaagaatgtgtgaaacggttcctataaaatttagctttatttcagggaaaaacaatcctgcggacataatcaccagatgtgtgtcatacaaccagttgcaaaattcttgctttttttcaggaccaaatttaagtataaatgaagttccagaattgtcaactaccataccagcatttgagatgcccactgaggttcaagcaactccttccacagctcaggttattgaagttgctaacaatcttattgatattaataattattccaatttcaggaaacttgtattgatttttcgcagaattttcttagtggtgcacaagtggaagctgaaagcgaaaattgcttgctcaccagtcgctaattactttgcccaggctataaattacttgttaaacaatgaacaaaggaagcattatcctgaggtatattcttacctacagcatggtcttaattccagaaaagacattcctcctattataacgcaacttaattatttttag
- the LOC137638829 gene encoding uncharacterized protein isoform X2, translating to MDYLGPFNTKDGKETRKVWLLCITCTWSRAVNLKICRSLNVAEFLRAFQLHCFEYGIPQLCISDLGTQLVAGGNTITSFISDPQTQLYFEENNVKPLSFQQYFKGCSELGSLVEVCVKMVKRLMFGAIKNFILTYVDFEFLVCNIVHLINRRPIAFKEAVRAETDNVPEPITPEQLVRGYELTSLNLIPNLQPLSVEDPEFDPDNQAISQNYVKLCKIRQTLIETYHNEFLGTLIQQAVDRKGRYRPVTHKLLNVGDVVLIKEEHTKRNNYPLGIILEVFKNDLGEVTNAVIKKGKTGQTSRLHVNNIIPILENTGSTNSATPDVCNSVTSSLRPKRKAAILSQERTRQML from the coding sequence atggattatctaggacccttcaatacgaaggatggaaaagagacccgtaaggtttggttactatgtatcacctgtacttggtctagggcagttaacctcaaaatttgcaggagtttgaatgttgcagaatttttaagagcatttcagctacactgctttgagtacgggattcctcaactttgtattagtgatcttgggactcagttggtggcaggaggtaataccataacttccttcattagtgaccctcagacgcaattatattttgaggaaaataatgtaaaacccctctcctttcagcaatatttcaaaggctgcagtgaattgggatcattagtagaagtctgtgtaaaaatggtcaaaagattaatgtttggagcaattaagaattttatattgacgtatgtagactttgaatttcttgtctgtaatattgtgcatctcattaatcgacgacctatagccttcaaagaagctgttcgtgctgagactgacaatgtgcccgaaccaataacgccggaacagctcgtgcgaggctatgaattgacttctctaaaccttatccctaatcttcaacctctttcagttgaagatccagaatttgaccctgataatcaagctatttctcagaattacgtaaagttgtgtaaaattaggcagactttaatagagacctatcataatgaatttctaggtactctgattcagcaagcagttgaTAGGAAGGGGCGGTATCGTcccgttactcataaattactaaatgttggcgatgttgtattaattaaggaggaacataccaaaaggaataattatcctctaggcataattttggaagtttttaagaatgatttgggtgaagttaccaatgctgttattaagaagggaaaaacaggccagacatcaaggttgcatgtaaataatattattccaatactagaaaacacaggaagtaccaattcagctactcctgatgtttgtaattctgttacttcgtccttaaggcccaaaagaaaggctgctatattaagccaagaaaggacaagacagatgctttaa